The following proteins are encoded in a genomic region of Primulina huaijiensis isolate GDHJ02 chromosome 3, ASM1229523v2, whole genome shotgun sequence:
- the LOC140973890 gene encoding U-box domain-containing protein 1-like, whose translation MVDITPRSMVSTGFLPAGELLESLICVSNEVALIETIPFVQMKNITTMVRRIRLLSSLFEEIQEIDKPLPPSSILCLAELNYVFQRVKVLMESCREDSVMWNLMQTERISNQFYALVRDMGSALDILPLSLLNLTSDTREQVELLHKQAKRVQLFVDPGEIQRRDELLQLVLTYKERNREDKGFVDFRRTGEILSSFGLRSPLEYKDEISKLIAEAKKQAGTGGLIVVSNMNNIIALLSITKIAIFNEDEHPKTQEDVKKRKMPSNNQNDLSYSHSMLFSIPDEYRCPISLELMNDPVIVASGHTYDRNSIAQWINSGHHTCPKSGQRLIHMALIPNYALKSLIHQWCLENNIPQKSTPSSSNTDQTSNKRRSSEAATDQISATKAAVDAVKMTAEFLVGKLATGSADIQRQAAYEIRLLAKTGMDNRRIIAEAGSIPFLVTLLGSQDSRIQENAITALLNLSIYENNKILIMAAGSIDNIVDVLYSGKTMEAKENAAATIFSLTIIDEHKITIGSHPRAIPALVGLLGEGTTSGKRDAATALFNLALFNVNRAKVILAGAVPLLINLLIDDKAGITDDVLAVLALLLGCTEGLEEIRKSRVLVPLLIDLMRFGSSNGKENSITLLLGLCKDGGEDVAQRLLINPHSIPSLQTLAVEGSLKARRKADALLRILNRHCTQITNPVG comes from the coding sequence ATGGTTGATATCACTCCTCGTTCGATGGTTTCCACGGGGTTTCTACCAGCAGGTGAATTGTTGGAGTCTTTGATTTGCGTTTCCAATGAAGTTGCATTGATCGAGACTATCCCTTTCGTGCAGATGAAAAACATCACAACAATGGTCAGAAGGATCAGGCTGCTTTCTTCACTTTTTGAAGAGATTCAAGAAATCGATAAGCCACTTCCACCATCTTCTATCTTGTGCCTTGCGGAGCTTAATTATGTCTTTCAAAGAGTGAAAGTTTTGATGGAAAGTTGCAGGGAAGATAGTGTTATGTGGAATCTCATGCAAACGGAACGCATCTCGAATCAGTTTTATGCATTAGTAAGAGACATGGGAAGTGCCCTCGATATATTACCTCTGAGCTTGCTTAACTTGACATCGGATACCAGAGAGCAAGTtgaacttcttcacaaacaagcaAAACGGGTTCAATTGTTCGTCGACCCTGGGGAGATTCAAAGAAGAGATGAGCTTCTTCAACTGGTCCTCACCTACAAAGAAAGAAATAGAGAGGACAAAGGATTTGTTGACTTCAGAAGAACTGGTGAAATTCTGAGCAGCTTTGGTCTGAGAAGTCCTTTGGAATATAAAGACGAGATTTCCAAACTAATTGCAGAAGCTAAGAAGCAAGCAGGCACAGGTGGGCTGATCGTAGTTTCCAATATGAACAACATTATTGCTTTGCTTTCAATCACAAAAATTGCGATTTTCAATGAGGATGAACATCCGAAGACTCAAGAGGATGTAAAAAAGCGGAAAATGCCATCGAATAATCAAAATGATCTATCATATTCTCATTCCATGTTGTTCAGCATACCTGATGAATACCGTTGCCCAATTTCACTCGAGTTGATGAATGATCCTGTCATTGTGGCATCAGGGCATACTTATGATCGGAATTCAATAGCCCAATGGATAAATTCAGGGCATCATACATGCCCGAAAAGTGGGCAAAGGTTGATCCACATGGCACTAATACCAAATTACGCGTTAAAAAGTTTGATACACCAATGGTGCCTGGAGAACAACATCCCTCAGAAATCTACTCCTTCCTCTTCAAATACAGATCAAACCAGTAATAAGAGAAGATCAAGTGAGGCAGCCACTGACCAAATTTCGGCAACTAAAGCTGCGGTAGATGCAGTTAAAATGACAGCTGAATTTTTAGTAGGGAAATTAGCGACAGGATCAGCAGACATCCAAAGGCAGGCTGCTTATGAGATTCGATTACTAGCAAAAACTGGAATGGATAATCGACGAATCATTGCTGAGGCTGGATCCATTCCATTTCTTGTGACGTTGCTAGGGTCTCAGGACTCCAGAATCCAGGAAAATGCCATTACAGCCTTACTTAACCTTTCCATATACGAGAACAACAAGATATTGATCATGGCAGCTGGTTCAATCGATAACATAGTAGACGTCCTATACTCAGGGAAAACAATGGAGGCAAAAGAAAATGCAGCAGCAACAATCTTCAGCCTGACTATAATAGATGAACACAAGATAACTATTGGTTCTCATCCAAGAGCAATTCCAGCTCTGGTGGGGCTCCTGGGAGAAGGAACTACATCCGGTAAAAGGGATGCAGCAACAGCACTGTTCAATCTTGCACTTTTTAATGTCAACAGAGCAAAGGTTATACTGGCAGGAGCAGTTCCATTGCTGATAAACCTATTGATAGATGATAAAGCAGGAATCACAGATGACGTCTTAGCAGTGCTCGCCCTTCTTTTGGGTTGCACTGAAGGACTTGAAGAGATAAGGAAGAGCAGGGTGTTGGTGCCTTTACTTATCGATCTTATGAGATTCGGATCTTCAAATGGAAAGGAGAACTCGATAACATTACTCCTGGGGCTCTGCAAGGATGGAGGAGAGGACGTCGCTCAGAGACTATTAATAAACCCGCACAGCATTCCCTCTCTTCAAACCTTGGCTGTTGAAGGGTCACTAAAAGCTAGACGAAAGGCTGATGCTCTGCTTAGAATCCTGAACAGACACTGCACTCAGATTACAAATCCTGTTGGATGA
- the LOC140973891 gene encoding clathrin heavy chain 1-like gives MMSQMEGGCPVDYNTITDLFLQRNMIREATAFLLDVLKPNLPEHAFLQTKVLEINLVTFPNVADAILANGMFSHYDRPRIAQLCEKSGLYVRALQHYSELPDIKRVIVNTHAIEPQALVEFFGTLSPEWALECMKDLLLVNLRGNLQIIVQVAKEYCEQLGVATCIKLFEQFKSYEGLYFFLGSYLSSSEDPDIHFKYIEAAAKTGQIKEVERVTRESNFYDPEKTKNFLMEAKLPDARPLINVCDRFGFVPDLTHYLYSNNMLRYIEGYVQKVNPGNAPLVVGQLLDDECPEDFIKGLILSVRSLLPVEPLVDECEKRNRLRLLTQFLEHLVSEGSQDVHVHNALGKIIIDSNNNPEHFLTTNPYYDSRVVGRYCEKRDPTLAVVAYRRGQCDDELINVTNKNSLFKLQARYVVERMDGDLWGKVLDPENEFRRLLIDQVVSTALPESKSPEQVSAAVKAFMTADLPHELIELLEKIVLQNSAFSGNFNLQNLLILTAIKADPSRVMDYINRLDNFDGPAVGEVAVEAQLYEEAFAIFKKFNLNVQAVNVLLDNIRDINRAVEFAFRVEEDAVWSQVAKSQLREGLVSDAIESFIRADDATHFLEVIRAAEDADVYHDLVKYLLMVRLKTKEPKVDSELIYAYAKIDRLGDIEEFILMPNVANLPNVGDRLYDEALYEAAKIIFAFISNWGKLAITLVKLKQFQGAVDAARKANSAKTWKEVCFACVDAEEFRLAQICGLNIIVQVDDLEEVSEYYQNRGCFNELISLMESGLGLERAHMGIFTELGVLYARYRHEKLMEHIKLFSTRLNIPKLIRACDEQQHWQELTYLYAQYDEFDNAATTVMNHSPEAWEHMQFKDIIVKVANVELYYKAVHFYLQEHPDLINDVLNVLALRVDHTRVVDIMRKAGHLRLVKPYMVAVQSNNVSAVNEALNDIYVEEEDYDRLRESIDLHDNFDQIGLAQRIEKHELLEMRRVAAYIYKKAGRWKQSIALSKKDNLYKDAMETASQSGDRELAEELLVYFIEQGKKECFASCLFVCYDLIRPDVALELAWMNNMIDFAFPYLLQFIREYTGKVDELIKDKIEAMKEAKAKAEDEKDVIMQQNLYAQLLPLALPAPPMPGMGGGYPAPPPMGGMGMPPMPPFGMPPMGSY, from the exons ATGATGTCTCAAATGGAAGGAGGTTGTCCTGTTGATTACAATACTATTACCGATCTCTTCCTTCAG AGGAACATGATCCGCGAAGCAACAGCATTTCTGTTGGATGTCCTGAAACCAAATCTACCAGAGCATGCATTCCTACAAACTAAG GTCCTGGAGATCAATCTCGTGACCTTTCCCAATGTAGCAGATGCTATTTTGGCTAATGGCATGTTTAGTCATTATGACAGGCCTCGGATTGCTCAACTCTGTGAGAAATCTGGCCTTTATGTTCGAGCACTACAG CATTACTCTGAGCTGCCTGATATCAAGCGTGTTATTGTCAACACTCATGCAATTGAGCCACAG GCACTTGTGGAGTTCTTTGGTACACTTTCCCCAGAATGGGCTCTGGAGTGTATGAAGGATCTTTTATTAGTCAATTTAAGAGGAAACCTTCAGATAATTGTCCAG GTTGCTAAAGAATATTGCGAACAATTGGGTGTTGCGACTTGTATTAAGCTCTTTGAGCAGTTCAAGTCATATGAAGGATTGTATTTCTTCCTAGGTTCATATTTGAGCTCCAG TGAGGATCCTGATATTCACTTCAAGTACATCGAGGCTGCTGCCAAGACTGGACAAATCAAAGAGGTTGAGCGTGTAACCAGAGAATCCAATTTCTACGACCCCGAAAAGACTAAGAATTTTTTAATGGAAGCAAAACTTCCAGATGCACGGCCATTAATTAATGTGTGTGACCGCTTTGGTTTTGTCCCAGACCTCACCCATTACTTGTACTCGAATAACATGCTTCGCTATATTGAAGGTTATGTGCAGAAG GTCAATCCTGGAAATGCTCCATTAGTTGTGGGGCAACTCCTTGATGACGAGTGTCCTGAAGATTTTATTAAAGGCCTGATTCTCTCTGTTCGTTCTCTGCTTCCAGTCGAGCCACTGGTGGATGAGTGCGAGAAAAG GAATCGTCTTCGCCTGCTCACTCAGTTTCTGGAACATCTTGTGAGTGAAGGAAGCCAAGATGTGCATGTCCACAATGCTTTGGGTAAAATAATTATAGATAGCAACAACAATCCGGAACATTTTCTCACCACCAACCCATATTATGATTCACGTGTTGTCGGTAGATATTGTGAAAAGCGTGATCCTACCCTCGCCGTTGTGGCATACCGGAGAGGACAGTGTGATGATGAACTTATTAATGTGACAAATAAGAACTCTTTGTTCAAGCTGCAAGCAAG atATGTAGTTGAAAGAATGGATGGTGATCTCTGGGGAAAAGTTCTTGATCCTGAAAATGAATTCAGAAGGCTGCTTATCGATCAGGTCGTATCTACTGCTTTGCCTGAAAGCAAGAGCCCAGAGCAAGTTTCTGCTGCTGTTAAAGCTTTTATGACTGCTGATCTCCCGCACGAACTAATTGAGTTACTTGAAAAGATCGTTCTTCAGAACTCTGCCTTCAGTGGAAACTTTAACCTGCAAAACTTACTTATCTTGACTGCAATCAAGGCAGACCCCTCTAGAGTTATGGACTACATTAATAGACTTGATAACTTTGATGGCCCTGCAGTTGGAGAAGTGGCCGTGGAAGCTCAATTGTATGAAGAAGCTTTTGCCATTTTCAAGAAGTTTAATTTGAATGTTCAGGCAGTTAATGTTTTACTGGATAATATTCGAGACATTAATCGGGCTGTAGAATTTGCTTTCCGCGTTGAAGAAGATGCTGTTTGGAGCCAAGTTGCTAAATCTCAACTCAGGGAAGGACTAGTGAGCGATGCAATAGAGTCATTTATTCGCGCGGATGATGCTACTCATTTCCTGGAGGTCATCCGAGCTGCCGAGGATGCAGATGTTTATCATGACCTGGTGAAGTACCTTCTCATGGTCAGGCTGAAAACGAAGGAGCCTAAAGTCGACAGCGAGCTCATATATGCATATGCTAAGATTGATAGATTGGGTGACATcgaagaatttattcttatgcCAAATGTTGCTAATCTGCCTAATGTTGGTGATCGCTTGTATGATGAAGCTTTATACGAGGCTGCAAAGATTATTTTTGCTTTCATCTCTAACTGGGGCAAATTGGCAATCACACTTGTGAAATTGAAGCAATTTCAAGGTGCTGTTGATGCAGCAAGAAAAGCCAACAGTGCAAAGACATGGAAAGAAGTCTGCTTTGCCTGTGTTGATGCTGAGGAGTTCCGCTTGGCTCAAATATGTGGTCTGAACATCATTGTACAG GTGGATGACCTGGAAGAGGTTAGCGAGTATTATCAAAACCGAGGATGCTTTAATGAGCTTATATCTCTTATGGAAAGTGGTTTAGGATTGGAACGTGCACACATGGGGATCTTTACTGAGTTGGGTGTCTTGTACGCTAGATACCGTCATGAAAAGCTTATGGAGCACATCAAATTGTTTTCTACACGTCTAAATATTCCCAAGCTGATCAGAGCATGTGACGAACAACAGCATTGGCAAGAATTAACTTATCTGTACGCTCAGTATGATGAGTTCGATAATGCTGCTACAACTGTGATGAATCATTCCCCAGAAGCTTGGGAGCACATGCAATTCAAAGATATTATTGTCAAAGTTGCCAACGTGGAGCTATATTACAAAGCTGTGCATTTCTATTTGCAAGAACATCCTGACCTCATCAATGATGTCCTGAATGTTCTTGCCCTTCGTGTTGATCACACTCGTGTTGTGGACATAATGAGAAAG GCGGGTCATCTACGTCTTGTTAAGCCTTATATGGTTGCAGTTCAGAGCAATAATGTGTCTGCAGTGAATGAAGCTCTCAATGACATCTATGTAGAGGAAGAGGATTATGACAGACTTCGCGAATCAATTGACTTGCACGATAACTTTGATCAAATTGGTCTTGCTCAAAGG ATTGAGAAACATGAACTTCTGGAGATGAGGCGTGTTGCGGCCTACATTTACAAGAAAGCGGGCAGGTGGAAGCAATCAATTGCATTATCCAAGAAAGACAACCTCTACAAAGATGCAATGGAGACAGCTTCCCAATCTGGTGATCGTGAACTTGCTGAAGAGTTACTTGTTTACTTCATTGAACAG GGCAAGAAGGAATGCTTTGCATCATGCCTATTTGTTTGTTACGACTTGATTCGCCCAGACGTTGCACTTGAACTTGCCTGGATGAATAACATGATTGACTTCGCCTTCCCGTATCTATTACAG TTTATCCGTGAATATACTGGCAAAGTGGATGAACTAATTAAGGACAAGATTGAGGCTATGAAGGAAGCGAAGGCTAAAGCAGAGGATGAGAAAGATGTCATCATGCAGCAG AATTTGTATGCCCAATTGTTGCCTCTTGCTTTGCCAGCACCACCTATGCCAGGTATGGGAGGGGGTTACCCCGCACCACCGCCAATGGGTGGCATGGGGATGCCTCCAATGCCACCATTTGGCATGCCACCAATGGGGTCCTATTGA
- the LOC140972597 gene encoding clathrin heavy chain 2-like, giving the protein MAAANAPITMKEALTLTSIGINPQFITFTNVTMESDKYICVRETAPQNSVVIIDMSMPNQPLRRPITADSALMNPNTRILALKAQLPGTNQDHLQIFNIEAKANEELGDLVKTVDNDLALKIYIKARATPKVVAAFAERREFDKILIYSKQVGYTPDYLFLLQTILRSDPQNLILEAMF; this is encoded by the exons ATGGCGGCCGCTAATGCTCCGATCACCATGAAAGAGGCCCTCACG TTGACTAGCATAGGGATCAATCCTCAGTTCATTACGTTCACGAACGTGACTATGGAATCTGATAAGTACATATGTGTTCGCGAGACGGCACCACAGAACAGCGTGGTTATTATTGACATGAGCATGCCAAATCAGCCGTTGAGGCGGCCTATCACTGCAGATTCTGCTCTGATGAACCCGAATACCAGAATTTTGGCACTGAAAG CTCAACTTCCTGGAACCAATCAAGATCACTTGCAAATTTTCAACATTGAGGCCAAAGCAAA TGAGGAACTTGGAGACCTGGTGAAG ACTGTTGACAATGACCTTGCTctgaaaatatatatcaaagcCAGAGCTACACCGAAAGTCGTGGCAGCTTTTGCCGAGCGTCGGGAGTTTgacaaaattttgatatattcaaagCAG GTTGGATACACACCAGATTATCTGTTTCTTTTGCAAACCATTCTTAGGTCAGATCCTCAG AACCTGATATTGGAGGCAATGTTTTAA
- the LOC140973889 gene encoding inactive receptor-like serine/threonine-protein kinase At2g40270 isoform X1, protein MEELWRCRSCLLSALAIGCLYLLNFSFCCSLNDEGLALLRVKEKVFSDPYGALSNWKYEVGVENPCSWVGVGCSEGYVVVLNLKDLRLNGTLAPDIGNLVHVKSIILRNNSFSGVVPKELASLKRLEFLDLRYNNFSGHLPCNPHNKFSIGFILVDNYEFLDKMQPNIYGLQKLSEVQLQDDLLTTAAQTVSCNGLLISWKSEEAKDLSGRKLLQIPSRRTPALKVIFRSPPPQEFGSIQVPPPPRHSQSPPNLAPDSHPSPPPSPAVVVPSLSPSPDIHIPPPSLATPEEEPSTSSQNSSMKSHLGVVLLASIVGPLLILLLVGGILYFHFNKMATVNPWRTGLSGQLQKAFVTGVPKLKRSELVAACEDFSNVIGSSSVCNLYKGTLSNGVEIAVVSTVVASAKEWSNSVESNFRKKIDTLSKVNHKNFVCLLGYCVEEEPFTRMMVFEYAPNGTLFEHLHIREAEHLDWATRLRIAMGVAYCLEHMHQLTHPLAHGNLTSSSVYLTKDYAGKVSDFIYQNEGNLDKIEPNTQSNVYSFGVVLFEMMTGRLPYSVRGESLENWASDYLRVQPLREIVDPTLRTYHEEQLQVIGNVIKMCTNPEPRRRPSMQEVCMMLREATGIGPDAATPKISPLWWAELEILSTEAN, encoded by the exons ATGGAAGAGCTATGGAGATGTCGAAGTTGTCTCCTGTCGGCATTAGCTATTGGCTGTCTGTATCTGCTGAACTTCAGCTTTTGCTGCTCTCTCAATGATGAAG GTTTGGCCCTGCTAAGGGTCAAAGAGAAAGTGTTTAGTGATCCATATGGGGCTCTGTCAAATTGGAAATATGAAGTTGGAGTGGAGAATCCATGTTCTTGGGTTGGAGTTGGATGCTCTGAAGGATATGTCGTGGTTTT AAACCTGAAAGATCTGCGTCTAAATGGTACTCTGGCACCAGATATAGGGAACCTGGTTCATGTGAAATCTAT aatTTTACGCAACAATTCTTTTTCTGGTGTCGTCCCCAAAGAGCTTGCAAGTTTGAAACGATTGGAGTTTTTAGACCTCAGATATAATAACTTCAGTGGACATCTTCCTTGCAATCCTCACAACAAATTCTCGATAGGATTTAT TTTAGTGGACAACTACGAGTTCCTTGACAAAATGCAACCCAATATTTATGGACTTCAAAAGTTATCTGAAGTTCAATTACAGGACGACCTTTTAACCACTGCTGCACAGACAGTATCATGCAATGGTCTGCTAATCTCATG GAAGTCAGAGGAAGCGAAAGATCTGTCAGGGCGAAAATTATTACAAATTCCTTCTAGACGTACACCGGCCTTGAAAGTTATTTTCCGATCTCCACCTCCACAAGAATTTGGAAGCATTCAAGTACCTCCTCCCCCTCGTCATTCTCAGTCCCCGCCGAATCTAGCTCCAGATTCACATCCATCTCCACCTCCATCTCCTGCGGTAGTTGTACCATCCCTGTCACCTTCTCCTGATATACATATTCCTCCCCCTTCATTGGCCACCCCTGAAGAAGAACCTAGTACATCGAGTCAAAATTCCTCGATGAAGAGCCATCTAGGTGTGGTACTGTTAGCATCCATTGTAGGTCCTTTGTTGATTCTTTTGTTGGTCGGCGGCATCTTATATTTCCATTTCAACAAGATGGCTACTGTAAATCCTTGGAGAACAGGATTAAGTGGACAACTTCAGAAGGCATTTGTGACTg GTGTCCCAAAGCTTAAAAGATCTGAACTTGTGGCTGCCTGTGAAGATTTCAGCAATGTTATTGGTTCTTCATCGGTTTGTAATCTATACAAGGGTACATTATCTAATGGAGTAGAAATTGCAGTCGTTTCTACTGTGGTGGCATCTGCAAAGGAATGGTCAAATAGTGTGGAATCCAACTTTAGGAAAAAG ATTGACACTTTATCGAAAGTGAATCACAAAAATTTTGTTTGCCTACTTGGGTATTGTGTGGAAGAGGAGCCTTTCACAAGAATGATGGTCTTTGAATATGCCCCCAATGGAACTCTTTTTGAGCATTTACACA TTAGAGAAGCAGAGCACTTGGACTGGGCTACTCGACTGAGAATAGCAATGGGTGTTGCGTACTGTCTCGAGCACATGCACCAATTGACACATCCATTAGCCCACGGAAACTTGACATCATCATCCGTGTATCTAACCAAAGATTATGCTGGCAAAGTGTCCGACTTTATCTACCAAAATGAAGGAAATTTAGACAAGATTGAACCCAATACACAGAGTAATGTCTACAGTTTTGGTGTCGTATTATTTGAAATGATGACTGGTAGGCTGCCATACTCTGTCCGTGGTGAGTCACTCGAGAACTGGGCATCAGATTATCTCCGAGTTCAACCTCTACGAGAAATTGTCGATCCAACTTTAAGAACTTATCATGAAGAGCAACTTCAAGTCATTGGAAATGTGATCAAAATGTGTACTAATCCGGAACCTAGGCGAAGACCGTCTATGCAAGAAGTGTGCATGATGTTGAGGGAGGCAACGGGGATTGGACCAGATGCAGCCACACCGAAAATTTCGCCTCTTTGGTGGGCAGAGCTTGAGATTCTGTCAACTGAGGCTAATTGA
- the LOC140972279 gene encoding transcription factor bHLH51-like gives MANCYWSEEYSTWLPLAEAAALQYHCYPPAEGGMPPSEDAAEDRAASASRSHSEAEKRRRDRINAQFSTLRKLIPKSEKMDKAALLGHVVEHVKELKKEVKEVCKHSTIPSEIDEVTIDFLDKEGIRAQDQENVYLKASVCCDDRPELFSELSIGLKSLGLAIVQVDLTSLGGRIKANFVLCAEGTCGEEYMSSLRKSLKLVLSRVVISPATTSYGARSKRQRFFWSH, from the exons ATGGCGAATTGCTATTGGTCTGAAGAATACTCGACATGGCTTCCTCTTGCTGAGGCTGCGGCCCTGCAGTATCACTGTTACCCTCCTGCCGAAGGAGGGATGCCACCGTCGGAGGATGCGGCGGAGGACAGGGCCGCCAGTGCATCAAGGAGTCACAGTGAAGCGGAGAAGAGGCGCAGAGATAGAATCAATGCGCAGTTTTCAACTCTTAGAAAACTGATCCCAAAGTCTGAAAAG ATGGACAAGGCAGCTCTACTAGGGCATGTTGTGGAACATGTGAAAGAACTCAAAAAAGAAGTGAAAGAAGTATGCAAACACTCAACAATCCCATCCGAAATCGATGAAGTTACTATAGATTTCTTAGATAAAGAAGGAATTAGGGCACAAGATCAAGAGAATGTGTATTTGAAAGCATCTGTGTGCTGCGACGACCGACCGGAGTTGTTTTCCGAGCTAAGCATCGGTCTAAAAAGTCTAGGACTTGCAATTGTTCAAGTTGATCTAACCAGTTTAGGGGGCAGAATTAAGGCAAATTTTGTTCTTTGTGCAGAGGGTACTTGTGGTGAGGAATATATGAGTTCGCTTCGCAAGTCGCTCAAATTAGTTTTGAGTCGTGTTGTTATTTCTCCCGCGACGACGAGTTATGGTGCACGAAGCAAGAGACAGAGGTTCTTTTGGTCTCACTAG
- the LOC140972596 gene encoding RING-H2 finger protein ATL66-like → MSPDSPLRWHYDEFDDGNFRIHGRTLYFILFLFSIILSINFLFFFSRWACRRFCHILPTPSTVPPPLPVPRGLDLTSINSLQILLYKSTGSDVDAGKITETECCICIGPFKEGDKMKMLPECKHCFHSECVDEWLNAQSSCPLCRASLV, encoded by the coding sequence ATGTCGCCAGATTCACCGCTCCGGTGGCACTACGACGAGTTCGATGACGGAAACTTTCGAATTCACGGCCGCACCCTCTACTTCATCCTCTTCCTCTTCTCCATTATCCTCTCAATcaacttcctcttcttcttctccagaTGGGCCTGCCGCCGCTTCTGCCATATCCTGCCGACTCCTTCCACCGTCCCCCCACCCCTTCCGGTGCCGCGTGGACTCGATCTCACTTCAATCAACAGCCTGCAGATTCTTCTCTACAAATCCACTGGCTCAGATGTTGACGCAGGAAAGATTACAGAAACAGAGTGCTGTATATGCATCGGGCCGTTTAAAGAAGGCGATAAAATGAAAATGCTGCCGGAATGCAAGCATTGTTTCCACTCGGAGTGCGTGGATGAATGGCTGAATGCTCAGTCCAGTTGCCCGCTGTGTCGGGCCTCTCTTGTCTGA
- the LOC140973889 gene encoding inactive receptor-like serine/threonine-protein kinase At2g40270 isoform X2, with protein sequence MEELWRCRSCLLSALAIGCLYLLNFSFCCSLNDEGLALLRVKEKVFSDPYGALSNWKYEVGVENPCSWVGVGCSEGYVVVLKSEEAKDLSGRKLLQIPSRRTPALKVIFRSPPPQEFGSIQVPPPPRHSQSPPNLAPDSHPSPPPSPAVVVPSLSPSPDIHIPPPSLATPEEEPSTSSQNSSMKSHLGVVLLASIVGPLLILLLVGGILYFHFNKMATVNPWRTGLSGQLQKAFVTGVPKLKRSELVAACEDFSNVIGSSSVCNLYKGTLSNGVEIAVVSTVVASAKEWSNSVESNFRKKIDTLSKVNHKNFVCLLGYCVEEEPFTRMMVFEYAPNGTLFEHLHIREAEHLDWATRLRIAMGVAYCLEHMHQLTHPLAHGNLTSSSVYLTKDYAGKVSDFIYQNEGNLDKIEPNTQSNVYSFGVVLFEMMTGRLPYSVRGESLENWASDYLRVQPLREIVDPTLRTYHEEQLQVIGNVIKMCTNPEPRRRPSMQEVCMMLREATGIGPDAATPKISPLWWAELEILSTEAN encoded by the exons ATGGAAGAGCTATGGAGATGTCGAAGTTGTCTCCTGTCGGCATTAGCTATTGGCTGTCTGTATCTGCTGAACTTCAGCTTTTGCTGCTCTCTCAATGATGAAG GTTTGGCCCTGCTAAGGGTCAAAGAGAAAGTGTTTAGTGATCCATATGGGGCTCTGTCAAATTGGAAATATGAAGTTGGAGTGGAGAATCCATGTTCTTGGGTTGGAGTTGGATGCTCTGAAGGATATGTCGTGGTTTT GAAGTCAGAGGAAGCGAAAGATCTGTCAGGGCGAAAATTATTACAAATTCCTTCTAGACGTACACCGGCCTTGAAAGTTATTTTCCGATCTCCACCTCCACAAGAATTTGGAAGCATTCAAGTACCTCCTCCCCCTCGTCATTCTCAGTCCCCGCCGAATCTAGCTCCAGATTCACATCCATCTCCACCTCCATCTCCTGCGGTAGTTGTACCATCCCTGTCACCTTCTCCTGATATACATATTCCTCCCCCTTCATTGGCCACCCCTGAAGAAGAACCTAGTACATCGAGTCAAAATTCCTCGATGAAGAGCCATCTAGGTGTGGTACTGTTAGCATCCATTGTAGGTCCTTTGTTGATTCTTTTGTTGGTCGGCGGCATCTTATATTTCCATTTCAACAAGATGGCTACTGTAAATCCTTGGAGAACAGGATTAAGTGGACAACTTCAGAAGGCATTTGTGACTg GTGTCCCAAAGCTTAAAAGATCTGAACTTGTGGCTGCCTGTGAAGATTTCAGCAATGTTATTGGTTCTTCATCGGTTTGTAATCTATACAAGGGTACATTATCTAATGGAGTAGAAATTGCAGTCGTTTCTACTGTGGTGGCATCTGCAAAGGAATGGTCAAATAGTGTGGAATCCAACTTTAGGAAAAAG ATTGACACTTTATCGAAAGTGAATCACAAAAATTTTGTTTGCCTACTTGGGTATTGTGTGGAAGAGGAGCCTTTCACAAGAATGATGGTCTTTGAATATGCCCCCAATGGAACTCTTTTTGAGCATTTACACA TTAGAGAAGCAGAGCACTTGGACTGGGCTACTCGACTGAGAATAGCAATGGGTGTTGCGTACTGTCTCGAGCACATGCACCAATTGACACATCCATTAGCCCACGGAAACTTGACATCATCATCCGTGTATCTAACCAAAGATTATGCTGGCAAAGTGTCCGACTTTATCTACCAAAATGAAGGAAATTTAGACAAGATTGAACCCAATACACAGAGTAATGTCTACAGTTTTGGTGTCGTATTATTTGAAATGATGACTGGTAGGCTGCCATACTCTGTCCGTGGTGAGTCACTCGAGAACTGGGCATCAGATTATCTCCGAGTTCAACCTCTACGAGAAATTGTCGATCCAACTTTAAGAACTTATCATGAAGAGCAACTTCAAGTCATTGGAAATGTGATCAAAATGTGTACTAATCCGGAACCTAGGCGAAGACCGTCTATGCAAGAAGTGTGCATGATGTTGAGGGAGGCAACGGGGATTGGACCAGATGCAGCCACACCGAAAATTTCGCCTCTTTGGTGGGCAGAGCTTGAGATTCTGTCAACTGAGGCTAATTGA